The Dehalococcoidia bacterium genome includes a region encoding these proteins:
- a CDS encoding DNA cytosine methyltransferase produces the protein MSKLRLLDLFCGAGGAAKGYQRAGFYVVGVDIKPQPHYCGDEFYQADALTYPLEGFGAYHASPPCQDYAVTRSIPNRDSSRYPRLIDPIRERFKASGKPYVIENPPPAPLCNPLMLCGSMFGLRTRRHRLFECYPPIYFAPMSCNHSGRVKKPGNGKSLNIYIKDSDDCNVTVAGHLFSLKAGSKALGIDWMSRDELAEAIPPPYTEFIGKRLMEILS, from the coding sequence ATGAGCAAATTGAGATTGTTAGACCTCTTTTGTGGAGCTGGAGGAGCAGCCAAAGGATACCAAAGGGCAGGTTTCTACGTTGTGGGCGTTGATATAAAGCCACAACCACACTATTGCGGGGATGAGTTCTATCAGGCTGACGCCCTCACCTATCCGCTTGAAGGGTTCGGCGCTTACCATGCAAGCCCACCGTGCCAAGACTACGCAGTCACCCGATCAATCCCAAACAGGGATAGCAGCAGATATCCGAGACTTATTGACCCAATCAGAGAGAGGTTTAAGGCCAGTGGAAAGCCTTATGTTATCGAGAACCCGCCTCCAGCTCCGTTGTGCAATCCCTTGATGTTGTGCGGGTCAATGTTCGGCCTGAGAACCCGGAGGCATCGCCTGTTTGAGTGCTACCCGCCGATCTACTTCGCCCCAATGTCCTGTAACCATTCCGGGCGCGTTAAGAAGCCGGGGAACGGGAAAAGCCTGAACATCTACATCAAAGATAGTGATGACTGCAACGTGACCGTGGCTGGTCACTTGTTCAGCTTGAAGGCTGGATCAAAGGCATTAGGAATCGACTGGATGAGCCGTGACGAGTTGGCAGAGGCAATTCCACCACCCTACACCGAGTTCATAGGAAAACGACTGATGGAGATTCTATCATGA
- a CDS encoding MBL fold metallo-hydrolase → MIEIKALASSSAGNSIHVTDGRYPILLDAGISIDRIRKALDFQVSSLSGVLITHLHSDHSKSAKKLMEAGVDVFMSQPTAEALKLSGHRLHIVSDGQLFNVGTWAVKAFAVEHDVEVALGFFMASRGETVLYITDSGYVRQRFSGVNYLLIEANFDEQLIRENVAGGEVDRFVKRRTYATHMSINRVLDFLRANDMSQCREIWLLHLSDANSSEEEFKRKVQEATGIVTRIA, encoded by the coding sequence ATGATTGAAATCAAGGCGCTTGCAAGTAGCAGCGCGGGGAACTCCATCCACGTGACCGACGGGCGATACCCTATTTTACTGGACGCTGGTATATCCATTGACCGCATACGTAAAGCCCTCGACTTCCAAGTCTCATCTTTGAGTGGAGTTCTGATTACCCATCTTCATTCCGATCATTCCAAGTCGGCCAAGAAGCTCATGGAGGCGGGCGTCGATGTATTCATGAGTCAGCCTACGGCAGAGGCACTTAAACTGTCAGGACACCGGCTACACATCGTTTCCGATGGGCAACTATTCAACGTCGGCACTTGGGCAGTCAAGGCTTTTGCGGTTGAGCACGACGTCGAGGTGGCCCTCGGTTTTTTCATGGCATCCCGTGGAGAGACAGTGCTGTATATCACGGATAGCGGATATGTGCGGCAAAGATTTTCAGGAGTGAATTATTTACTTATAGAAGCGAACTTCGATGAACAGCTTATCCGCGAGAACGTCGCCGGCGGAGAGGTAGACCGATTCGTCAAGCGCCGCACTTATGCGACCCATATGTCGATCAACAGGGTGCTTGATTTCCTCCGCGCCAACGATATGAGCCAATGCAGGGAAATTTGGCTATTACATCTGAGCGATGCCAATAGTTCGGAAGAGGAG